From one Brachypodium distachyon strain Bd21 chromosome 4, Brachypodium_distachyon_v3.0, whole genome shotgun sequence genomic stretch:
- the LOC100842892 gene encoding trafficking protein particle complex subunit 6B, with the protein MGREVAGSCLDGVVMEMVSAYCGRFYAAKPELAAGRIEAIGFQVGHQLSERYTMDRPRFTDHLEAIKFICKDFWSELFKKQIDNLKTNHRGTFVLQDNCFPWLTHVSLDPSMESTDATESDPALLGDTAAQTTSMLLYFPCGIIRGALTNLGIPCAVSADMSNLPACSFVVRIKT; encoded by the exons ATGGGCCGGGAGGTGGCGGGGAGCTGCCTAGACGGGGTGGTGATGGAGATGGTGTCCGCCTACTGCGGCCGCTTCTATGCCGCCAAGCCGGAGCTTGCCGCCGGCCGCATCGAGGCCATTGGCTTCCAGGTCGGCCACCAGCTCTCCGAGAG ATATACAATGGACCGCCCTCGATTTACTGATCATCTGGAAGCAATCAAATTTATCTGCAAAGATTTTTGGTCAGAGCTATTCAAGAAACAAATTGATAATTTGAAGACTAATCACAGG GGTACCTTTGTTCTTCAAGATAACTGTTTCCCATGGCTAACTCATGTTTCTCTAGACCCATCTATGGAAAGCACAGATGCAACTGAGAGTGACCCTGCATTATTAGGTGATACTGCAGCCCAAACAACAAGCATGCTTTTGTATTTCCCATGCGGGATCATCAGAGGGGCCTTGACCAACTTGGGAATTCCATGTGCTGTCTCTGCAGACATGTCAAACCTTCCAGCAT GTTCTTTTGTTGTGCGCATCAAAACCTGA
- the LOC100845718 gene encoding uncharacterized protein LOC100845718 gives MDDLVSDAEENIASCEETSSEETEDVKVCDICGDVGKEKKLAVCCRCNDGAAHTYCMRVMIKEVPESGWLCEECQAEVEIEKKKLEESQVNVGMISSENRVDNGNVGHKDSREENQGNDITVKRKEEGMSNVAAWNKRLNTHTEAKSYEEIEDVKVCDICGDVGEVEKLAICGRCNDGAEHVYCMRVMMEKVPDVKWLCEACQSEVEITKKRMKLQKLEVMVGTSQGQSFEGQTNKLVNDRNSRSSSEAEMVGSKEPNMRNQPDGMASTRTEKDAGINSVIREKLSEPGGVSMQGDSRKRVPPSHESSLKLDSKKGKEPTRQMLSSLLSHARKNQAPALCGKLANNQATPLHGSLSKSISFNNSKVPKVKPLVIEVPPKPKNFKGPLSCITKQKGPMSTLAKSASFKQPNSSEPHGEEPRLMNSPMNRNVTDKRGASISGYPSDAASMIAPFSSEAQSAAQCLNNRNNMDNLGMPYRQGGMNSGAQRKVIQNPDTSRVDKIKNPPSLKSRASSSSQTMRCERCNDVGHSILLCPVDRFSLFARKPLNEQTNGQTARSNRTSEATTLVVTEDDILRSADQPEPILKRRPCHNSLYKPIDVSCNSSSHAQSNEQKMGNCISTPSSASSVHCLELKYKEHQAVSAMGRRYLDSNSTELTDKTPIFSPSDEGTAPTFPELACIWQGCFELWRTGKSPELCEGLQVHLSSSASPKVLEIAKKFPSKIQLEELPRQNLWPLQFHENVPIYDSIGLFFFARDIQSYENHYNKLVENMLKDDLALRGNIETAELLIFPSNILSKNFQRWNMLYYLWGVFRVRRNGTCEDLQCLQPLEANHERCHYGENSNHPLCRGPPEYQHPDSITASFSTNNSSAINDFVTAPTRKNQEHAYSEQEEKMRDCADHNEPGKANTVVNHDNAEHLMDANHVNTTQVCSHNADHISHVSGGAHKRDVDTANWADEVNVSHKKIKLDNGCSVKPMSG, from the exons ATGGATGAC CTTGTGTCTGATGCGGAAGAAAATATTGCCTCCTGTGAGGAGACTAGTTCGGAAGAAACTGAAGAT GTGAAAGTCTGTGACATATGTGGAGATGTTGGTAAGGAGAAGAAGCTCGCAGTTTGCTGTAGGTGCAATGATGGTGCTGCGCACAC TTATTGTATGCGGGTAATGATAAAAGAGGTACCAGAGAGCGGGTGGCTGTGTGAGGAATGCCAAGCTGAGGtagaaatagaaaagaagaaactagAAGAATCTCAAGTAAATGTTGGCATGATTTCATCAGAGAACAGAGTGGATAATGGAAATGTGGGCCATAAAGATTCGAGGGAAGAAAATCAGGGCAATGATATAACTGTTaagaggaaggaagaaggcATGTCTAATGTGGCTGCTTGGAACAAAAGGTTAAATACACATACTGAGGCCAAATCTTATGAAGAGATTGAAGAT GTGAAAGTATGTGATATATGTGGAGATGTCGGTGAGGTGGAGAAGCTTGCCATTTGCGGTAGATGCAATGATGGTGCTGAGCATGT TTATTGTATGAGGGTGATGATGGAAAAGGTTCCAGACGTCAAGTGGTTGTGTGAAGCATGCCAATCCGAGGTGGAAATTACAAAGAAAAGGATGAAACTACAAAAACTTGAAGTAATGGTTGGTACCTCTCAAGGACAGTCCTTTGAAGGACAAACGAACAAACTTGTGAATGATAGAAATAGCAGAAGTTCTTCTGAGGCTGAAATGGTGGGTAGTAAAGAGCCAAACATGAGAAATCAACCTGATGGTATGGCTTCTACGAGGACGGAAAAAGATGCAGGGATTAATTCAGTGATTAGAGAAAAACTTTCTGAACCTGGAGGTGTATCGATGCAAGGTGACTCCAGAAAAAGAGTTCCACCGTCGCACGAAAGCTCACTTAAGTTGGATtcaaagaaaggaaaggaaccCACTAGGCAAATGCTATCCTCATTGCTATCTCATGCTCGAAAGAATCAGGCACCAGCTCTTTGTGGTAAACTTGCAAATAATCAGGCAACACCTCTTCATG GTTCACTCTCGAAGTCCATTTCTTTCAACAACTCAAAGGTCCCTAAGGTGAAACCACTAGTAATTGAAGTTCCTCCAAAGCCCAAAAATTTTAAGGGACCTCTGTCCTGTATTACAAAACAAAAGGGGCCAATGAGCACACTTGCTAAGTCAGCATCATTCAAACAGCCAAACTCAAGTGAGCCACATGGTGAGGAGCCAAGATTGATGAATTCACCAATGAACCGAAATGTAACAGATAAGAGAGGTGCTTCTATATCCGGGTACCCCTCCGATGCTGCATCAATGATTGCGCCATTTTCTTCGGAAGCACAGTCCGCAGCTCAGTGTCTTAATAATCGAAATAACATGGATAATTTAGGCATGCCTTATAGACAAGGCGGTATGAACTCTG GTGCACAGAGGAAGGTAATTCAGAACCCAGATACTTCACGAGTTGATAAGATAAAGAACCCACCTAGCTTGAAATCGCGTGCTTCTAGCAGCAGTCAAACAATGCGTTGTGAACGATGTAATGATGTGGGCCATTCTATATTACTCTGTCCTGTTGACAGATTTAGCTTGTTTGCAAGAAAACCTTTGAATGAGCAAACCAATGGCCAAACTGCCAGAAGTAATAGAACATCTGAAGCTACTACTTTGGTTGTTACTGAAGACGATATTTTGAGATCAGCAGATCAACCTGAGCCAATTCTGAAACGCCGTCCTTGTCACAACTCATTATATAAGCCTATAGATGTTTCATGTAACTCCAGTAGCCATGCGCAAAGTAATGAACAGAAGATGGGAAATTGTATATCTACTCCTAGCAGTGCATCTTCTGTACATTGTCTCGAGCTAAAATACAAAGAGCATCAGGCTGTATCTGCCATGGGAAGAAGATATTTGGACAGCAATTCTACTGAGCTGACGGACAAAACACCAATATTTTCACCTAGTGATGAAGGAACAGCTCCAACTTTTCCAGAGTTGGCTTGCATTTGGCA GGGTTGTTTCGAACTATGGAGGACTGGAAAATCGCCTGAGCTTTGTGAGGGTTTGCAAGTGCACTTATCATCTTCTGCTTCACCAAAAGTGCTGGAAATAGCAAAGAAATTCCCTTCTAAAATCCAGCTCGAGGAACTTCCTCGTCAGAATTTATGGCCCCTCCAGTTCCATGAAAATGTCCCTATATATGACAGTATTGgtcttttcttctttgcaaGAGATATCCAGAG CTATGAAAATCATTACAATAAATTAGTAGAAAATATGCTGAAGGATGATTTAGCGCTCAGAGGAAACATTGAAACAGCTGAATTGCTCATATTCCCTTCCAATATCCTGTCAAAGAACTTTCAAA GATGGAACATGCTCTATTACCTATGGGGTGTATTTAGGGTCAGAAGAAATG GTACTTGTGAAGACCTTCAATGTCTCCAGCCTTTGGAAGCCAATCATGAGAGGTGCCACTACGGTGAGAACTCAAATCATCCTCTGTGTAGAGGGCCTCCAGAATATCAGCACCCTGATTCAATCACAGCAAGCTTTTCAACAAATAACAGTAGCGCTATTAATGATTTTGTCACTGCGCCGACAAGAAAAAACCAG GAACATGCTTATTCAGAACAGGAGGAAAAAATGCGGGACTGTGCAGATCATAATG AACCAGGCAAGGCGAACACAGTTGTCAACCATGACAATGCTGAGCACCTCATGGATGCCAACCATGTAAATACTACTCAAGTGTGCTCTCACAATGCGGACCATATTTCACACGTCTCCGGCGGTGCTCACAAAAGAGATGTTGATACGGCAAACTGGGCTGATGAAGTCAACGTCTCACATAAGAAAATCAAACTGGATAACGGATGTTCTGTGAAACCCATGTCAGGTTAG